TTTTTGTCGTTTTGTCAAAATGCTGTGTCTctgttaaacaatttttgaacaatgcttcatatttgtttgttattgcgCAGGCGGCACCTCCGCTGGTGGATGCGCATCATCACGCTCCTGATCCGCTTCCTGTATCAGCGGTTGAGCCTCGCCGCCCCACATAAAGCCACCGGGACGATCTTCGGCAGCTGCTTGGTAATTGCGTTCAATATGCTCATTGAAAAGTCTTTTACTGCAagaaacaatataaatttgtttaagtttaagaTGATTGATCCATTGAGATGATTGCTTACAGGAAGTATGGCGTCTTGATCAGTCGGTAACCGTTAGAAAGTTGCGGATAAACATCTTCGAGGACATAGTAGACGTGCCCAACGCCCATGCCAATAATGTCGACCCAAACAGTATTGCCCAATATCATGGAACAGCACAGGAGCACCCAGGGCAGATATGGTGCCTATCATAatgaatcaaataaatatactttcaaATGAAGATACGAATGTCAGTTTAACGTTCAAACTTGCCTGAAAGTTGAGCACGCCAAAGAAGTTCATCGGCACCAGGGGATTGCGTCTGGACCAGACGTAAACCAACATTAACGTGAATGCCTGGCCAAGGAACAACAAGTTGACAAATATACCAAAGAATGTCATCAGCACGCCACCAAATATGAACATCATGACAAAGTCAGAGCTGCGACCGCGGAATGATCCATCCTCCAGCATGCGGCAATATCGATAGGTGAACACCATATTGAAGAAGAAACTAATTCCAATGGTTCCAAAATAGAGGAATGTGGTGGCCAGTcgccaaatttgaaatttgcgcACTATTAATGTGGGATTAAAGTACAACTGCAGAGGCGATACCAGATCCAAAtgctgccaacaacaataaccatAATAAAGAACAATTAAAGTGAGTTAAGCGTACACGTCAGCGT
The genomic region above belongs to Drosophila innubila isolate TH190305 chromosome 3R unlocalized genomic scaffold, UK_Dinn_1.0 2_E_3R, whole genome shotgun sequence and contains:
- the LOC117791633 gene encoding derlin-2; protein product: MNALRQFYMEIPIVTRAYTTVCVLTTLAVHLDLVSPLQLYFNPTLIVRKFQIWRLATTFLYFGTIGISFFFNMVFTYRYCRMLEDGSFRGRSSDFVMMFIFGGVLMTFFGIFVNLLFLGQAFTLMLVYVWSRRNPLVPMNFFGVLNFQAPYLPWVLLCCSMILGNTVWVDIIGMGVGHVYYVLEDVYPQLSNGYRLIKTPYFLKRLFNEHIERNYQAAAEDRPGGFMWGGEAQPLIQEADQERDDAHPPAEVPPAQ